A DNA window from Impatiens glandulifera chromosome 7, dImpGla2.1, whole genome shotgun sequence contains the following coding sequences:
- the LOC124945516 gene encoding TPR repeat-containing thioredoxin TTL1-like encodes MSHSRKSSKVLWLDEIADKDDNKPDFRELDLGSPLSPLLNRQTASSSSSSSGSISDPNVLSQTPNRSHSGEISGSVDSSPISRRPRIINSGATSPAVNVLPTGNICPSGRVLKTGMMSQTSKTDVLGTGTGLYGHGSIIRGGSAVKMGAGENPHVGNSPHGGDTAKSSEAEELKREGNVHYRNGHLTEALNLYDKAISLSPRNPTYRYNKAIVLTSLNRLNEAAIELEDAIKFDPGYSKAQYRLGSILLRLGYVESARKHISSPEMMQKLQTLEMHLNKCSDARKVGDWKSALKECDAAVAAGADACAQIRALKAESFLKLQQLDYASAWLPEIVNFNSSKTPSKFFGMIAEAYFYFVRAEIEMAFGRFENAIVAVEKAGKIDLRNVEISVLLTNIRLVSGARTRGNNLFKSERFTEACGAYGEGLKHDPSNSVLYCNRAACWFKLGLWQRSIEDCDRALSIQPSYTKALLRRAASYFKVEQWEEAVKDYEILHAEFPQDCEVSESLLRAQVALKKSRGEDDRVRDVEVSSGLDQFRAAISSPGVSIVHFKTESNQNCRKISPLFETLSGQYPLVNFLKVDIEETRSIAIAENVRIVPTIKIYRNGCRIKEMICPTPEFLESSVKHYSR; translated from the exons ATGTCACATTCAAGGAAATCATCTAAAGTTCTATGGTTAGACGAAATCGCCGACAAAGATGATAACAAACCGGACTTCCGGGAACTGGATCTTGGTTCACCGTTGTCGCCTCTACTCAACCGTCAGACCGCAAGCAGCAGTTCGAGCTCTTCCGGTTCGATTTCAGATCCAAATGTACTTTCTCAAACACCAAACAGATCCCACTCCGGCGAGATCTCCGGCTCCGTTGACAGTTCCCCAATATCTCGCCGACCCAGAATTATAAACTCCGGCGCCACTTCCCCTGCAGTCAATGTCCTTCCGACCGGTAATATTTGCCCGTCTGGAAGGGTATTGAAGACGGGTATGATGAGTCAAACTTCAAAGACTGATGTATTGGGAACTGGAACAGGTCTTTATGGCCATGGAAGTATAATAAGAGGTGGGTCCGCCGTGAAAATGGGTGCCGGAGAAAACCCACATGTTGGAAACAGTCCTCACGGCGGCGATACTGCAAAATCATCTGAAGCAGAAGAACTTAAAAGAGAAGGAAATGTACATTACAGAAATGGTCATTTAACAGAGGCATTGAATTTATACGATAAAGCGATTTCATTATCGCCTAGAAATCCAACTTACAGATATAACAAGGCGATTGTCTTGACGAGTCTGAATCGGCTAAACGAGGCGGCGATTGAGCTTGAAGACGCCATTAAATTTGATCCTGGTTATTCTAAAGCTCAATATCGATTAGGATCTATTCTTCTCCG ATTAGGGTATGTTGAAAGTGCAAGAAAACACATTTCTTCACCAGAAATGATGCAGAAATTGCAGACATTGGAAATGCATTTGAACAAATGCAGCGATGCTCGTAAAGTTGGGGATTGGAAATCTGCTTTGAAGGAATGCGATGCTGCAGTCGCAGCCGGGGCTGATGCTTGTGCTCAG ATACGAGCATTGAAAGCAGAATCCTTTCTAAAGCTTCAACAACTAGACTATGCTAGCGCTTGGTTACCTGAAATCGTCAATTTCAATAGCTCTAAAACGCCCTCCAAATTTTTCGGAATGATCGCAGAAGCTTATTTCTATTTCGTCCGAGCTGAGATTGAAATGGCTTTTGGAAG GTTTGAGAATGCTATAGTGGCAGTTGAGAAGGCGGGAAAAATTGATTTAAGAAACGTGGAGATTTCGGTTCTTCTAACGAATATAAGATTAGTATCGGGGGCTCGAACACGAGGAAATAATCTATTCAAATCGGAAAGGTTTACAGAGGCTTGTGGTGCTTATGGAGAAGGGCTTAAGCACGATCCTTCCAATTCAGTTCTTTATTGTAACCGGGCAGCTTGTTGGTTTAAGCTCGGGTTGTGGCAAAGATCGATTGAGGATTGCGATCGAGCCCTTTCGATTCAACCTAGTTACACTAAAGCCCTTCTTAGAAGAGCTGCTTCATACTTCAAG GTAGAACAATGGGAGGAAGCTGTCAAAGATTATGAAATATTGCATGCGGAATTCCCTCAGGACTGCGAAGTATCGGAGTCGTTATTACGTGCTCAAGTCGCGCTAAAGAAGTCCCGAGGAGAGGATGATCGGGTCAGAGATGTTGAAGTCTCATCTGGTCTCGACCAGTTTAGGGCTGCTATTTCTTCACCTG GTGTTTCAATAGTTCATTTCAAGACGGAATCAAATCAGAACTGTCGGAAAATTTCTCCATTGTTCGAAACTCTTTCCGGGCAATACCCATTGGTAAATTTTCTAAAG GTGGATATCGAAGAAACGAGGTCAATCGCGATCGCGGAGAATGTGAGGATAGTGCCGACAATCAAGATTTATCGAAATGGATGCCGAATTAAAGAAATGATATGCCCCACTCCCGAGTTTTTGGAGTCGTCGGTTAAGCATTATAGTCGTTAA